A single region of the Thermococcus paralvinellae genome encodes:
- a CDS encoding sugar phosphate isomerase/epimerase family protein codes for MKFGINCWSFPKTFPIEEALKAAKEIGYDGYEVGLALEDLEHFGKDEFKTKFKTIKETSESIDIEIPSVATGLFWRFNPITDKENALKVVKAECEAASLLGAELILVVPGVGVPSLAYEKHFEKASDFVKKASKIAEECGVKIGLENVWNRVFAGPLEFKQLLDEINCENVGAYFDVGNTIPHSLPEHWIRVLKDKILQVHVKDFNLVELKFGIPLSGSVNWSEVRKALEEVKYDGYILPEVPPYLADPVKAAEDSFTSLKKIFG; via the coding sequence ATGAAATTTGGAATTAACTGTTGGAGCTTCCCGAAAACATTTCCGATAGAAGAAGCCCTCAAAGCTGCAAAAGAAATTGGATATGATGGGTATGAAGTCGGACTAGCATTAGAGGACCTTGAGCATTTTGGAAAAGACGAATTCAAAACCAAGTTTAAAACAATCAAAGAAACTTCCGAAAGCATAGATATAGAAATACCCAGTGTTGCAACTGGCTTGTTCTGGCGCTTCAATCCTATCACAGACAAAGAAAACGCCTTGAAAGTCGTCAAAGCAGAATGTGAGGCAGCATCACTTTTAGGAGCGGAACTTATACTCGTTGTTCCTGGGGTTGGAGTTCCAAGCTTAGCTTATGAAAAGCACTTTGAAAAGGCATCAGACTTCGTAAAGAAAGCTTCAAAAATTGCAGAAGAATGTGGAGTTAAGATAGGACTGGAGAATGTGTGGAACAGGGTTTTTGCAGGACCATTGGAGTTCAAGCAACTCTTAGACGAAATAAACTGTGAGAATGTTGGGGCTTATTTTGATGTAGGCAACACAATACCTCACTCACTGCCAGAGCACTGGATAAGAGTTCTCAAAGACAAGATACTTCAGGTTCATGTTAAGGACTTCAACTTAGTCGAACTCAAGTTTGGAATTCCTCTCAGCGGAAGCGTTAACTGGAGTGAAGTTAGAAAAGCTCTTGAAGAAGTGAAATATGACGGATACATCCTTCCAGAAGTGCCGCCCTACTTGGCAGACCCAGTTAAAGCCGCTGAAGACTCATTCACCTCTCTAAAAAAGATATTCGGGTGA
- a CDS encoding Gfo/Idh/MocA family protein, producing the protein MRIALIGAGSMGQLHLKVMKMANVEIAGVCDIKPEILEKVKAEYKVPVYTNYKKMLENESPDGVIIATPPSTQGASSICLKKRIPRSP; encoded by the coding sequence ATGAGAATTGCTCTCATCGGCGCCGGAAGCATGGGGCAGTTGCATTTGAAAGTCATGAAAATGGCAAATGTGGAAATAGCAGGGGTTTGTGATATTAAGCCAGAAATCCTTGAAAAAGTGAAAGCAGAATACAAAGTTCCAGTTTATACAAACTATAAAAAAATGCTTGAAAATGAGAGCCCAGACGGAGTAATAATCGCAACACCCCCATCTACACAGGGAGCAAGCTCTATATGCCTTAAGAAACGGATTCCACGTTCTCCTTGA
- a CDS encoding beta-ribofuranosylaminobenzene 5'-phosphate synthase family protein, translating into MIIKTPRRLHLGLIDPSGSLGRRFGSLGVALEDGYEIKLMPHEKLEIRADEEDKKTIEFVVGRMNKHFSTGFNYLVEVRRAIPRHIGLGSTTQLSLAVGVGIAKLNNINAKIEELAEIFGRGKNSGAGIYTFKYGGFVIDGGVKEGIPPLILREEFPENWAFLLVIPQVKRGFDEEEEKPIMASIGGKPEIAKEISHRILLGLLPALKERDIKTFGKHLSEIQRLVGKHFEDYQRGEFREDVKLILEFLRENTYGYGQSSWGPTVYGLIWKSEYSMLKAKLHDFLKDYGLKAKIELGTPRNKGAEIVMENAYLLRLINSVAKG; encoded by the coding sequence ATGATAATCAAAACACCAAGAAGACTGCACTTGGGTTTAATTGATCCCTCTGGTTCTTTAGGGCGAAGATTTGGAAGTCTTGGTGTTGCTCTTGAAGATGGATACGAGATAAAGCTCATGCCCCATGAAAAGCTCGAAATTAGGGCTGATGAGGAAGATAAAAAAACAATTGAATTTGTTGTTGGAAGGATGAACAAACATTTCAGCACAGGTTTCAACTATCTTGTTGAAGTCAGAAGAGCAATCCCAAGGCATATCGGCTTGGGCTCAACAACTCAGCTCTCTTTAGCTGTTGGTGTAGGAATAGCAAAGCTAAACAACATAAATGCTAAAATTGAAGAGCTGGCCGAAATTTTTGGGAGAGGAAAAAACAGTGGCGCTGGGATTTATACCTTCAAATACGGCGGCTTTGTTATTGATGGAGGAGTTAAGGAAGGAATCCCACCTTTAATTCTTAGAGAAGAGTTTCCTGAGAATTGGGCTTTTCTTTTAGTGATTCCTCAAGTTAAGAGAGGATTTGACGAAGAGGAGGAAAAGCCTATAATGGCGAGCATTGGAGGTAAGCCCGAAATTGCAAAGGAGATAAGCCACAGAATTCTGCTTGGACTTCTACCAGCTCTAAAAGAAAGGGACATTAAGACCTTCGGAAAGCATTTGAGTGAAATTCAAAGGTTAGTTGGAAAGCATTTTGAGGATTATCAAAGAGGTGAATTTAGGGAGGATGTAAAGCTAATTCTAGAGTTTTTGAGGGAGAACACTTATGGATACGGGCAGAGTTCATGGGGTCCAACTGTTTATGGGCTGATATGGAAGAGCGAATACTCTATGCTGAAGGCAAAGCTGCATGACTTTCTGAAGGATTACGGCCTCAAAGCCAAGATAGAGCTTGGAACTCCAAGGAACAAAGGAGCAGAAATTGTGATGGAAAATGCCTATCTGCTGAGGCTGATAAACAGCGTAGCGAAGGGATAA
- a CDS encoding beta-galactosidase, with amino-acid sequence MVEELSEKYEFDEFEFDFIRYPEIPSTYGTPLLNLALSPCFCEHCKAEALKHGLDLGEVRETFREIVEWHVEYLPNSYYCKDEDYLEAIYLEFTKEIIENELIKKWLEFRAEQIRIILKELSKIIRKNNPKAQISADLYPPSGSWLLGQDYKKLVEILDAVKIMIYVKPFRRSICRIPYETRIARKYLKNKPLILGLASWPPTTPEDIEEQLKLALDSPIDGVSFYSYGWTPEKNFLKIKELFKRWKI; translated from the coding sequence ATGGTGGAGGAACTCTCAGAAAAGTATGAGTTTGATGAGTTTGAGTTCGATTTTATAAGATATCCAGAAATTCCCTCTACCTATGGAACTCCCTTGTTAAATCTAGCTCTTTCCCCTTGTTTCTGTGAGCATTGCAAAGCTGAAGCCTTGAAACATGGCCTCGACTTAGGAGAAGTTAGAGAAACTTTTAGGGAGATTGTTGAATGGCATGTTGAATACCTTCCAAACTCATATTACTGTAAAGATGAGGACTACTTGGAAGCAATATATCTTGAGTTTACAAAGGAAATTATTGAAAACGAGCTCATTAAGAAATGGTTAGAGTTCAGAGCAGAGCAAATAAGAATCATTTTAAAAGAGCTTTCGAAAATAATCAGAAAGAACAATCCTAAAGCACAGATAAGTGCTGATTTATATCCTCCTTCTGGGTCTTGGCTTCTAGGCCAAGATTACAAAAAACTCGTAGAAATATTGGATGCAGTGAAGATAATGATTTATGTTAAACCTTTTAGAAGATCCATCTGCAGAATACCATATGAAACGAGAATAGCGAGAAAATACTTGAAAAATAAGCCCCTAATTCTTGGTTTGGCATCATGGCCACCAACGACTCCAGAAGACATTGAAGAACAGCTTAAATTAGCTTTAGACTCTCCAATTGATGGTGTTAGTTTTTACTCATATGGCTGGACTCCCGAGAAAAATTTCCTCAAAATAAAGGAGCTTTTTAAGAGGTGGAAGATATGA
- the folP gene encoding dihydropteroate synthase produces the protein MKFAGVNLDEPKIMGVINVSPESFYKGSVKQSEDELIRTALKMIEDGASFIDIGAKSTAPYLETQIPVEEEIRRAVWAISTLRDYVDVPISIDTTNAKVAEEAVKAGADIINDVSGLKSDSEMVKVAKEYDVPIIICAHGEVRDFMEPIHTVINFLQESLQIAYKNGIEKEKIAIDPAIGFLRPNYPPWYEWDSKVIANLNMLKMFGLPILVGISRKSFIGAITGRKDPDERLSGSLAATALAVWNGANIIRTHDVKETLDAVKVAWFIRKFQV, from the coding sequence ATGAAATTTGCTGGTGTCAATCTTGATGAACCGAAAATTATGGGAGTCATCAATGTTTCTCCAGAAAGCTTTTACAAAGGAAGTGTCAAGCAGAGTGAGGATGAGCTGATTAGAACGGCTTTGAAAATGATTGAAGATGGGGCTTCTTTCATCGACATTGGAGCTAAGTCTACAGCTCCTTATTTAGAAACTCAAATTCCAGTTGAGGAGGAAATTAGAAGGGCAGTCTGGGCGATATCAACGCTGAGGGATTACGTAGATGTTCCAATCAGCATAGACACGACAAATGCAAAGGTTGCTGAGGAAGCGGTAAAAGCTGGAGCGGATATAATCAACGATGTTTCTGGGCTTAAAAGTGATTCAGAAATGGTTAAAGTTGCAAAAGAGTATGATGTGCCGATAATAATCTGTGCTCATGGGGAAGTTAGGGATTTCATGGAGCCTATTCACACTGTAATTAACTTCCTTCAGGAGAGCTTGCAGATCGCTTACAAAAATGGAATTGAAAAAGAAAAGATTGCAATCGATCCAGCAATTGGCTTCTTGAGACCAAATTATCCGCCTTGGTATGAGTGGGATTCAAAGGTTATAGCAAACCTGAATATGCTTAAGATGTTTGGGCTTCCAATTTTAGTTGGAATCTCTAGGAAATCCTTCATTGGTGCAATAACAGGGAGAAAAGATCCAGATGAAAGATTATCTGGTTCATTGGCAGCGACAGCACTGGCTGTTTGGAATGGAGCCAACATAATAAGGACTCATGATGTCAAGGAGACACTCGATGCAGTTAAGGTCGCTTGGTTCATTAGAAAGTTTCAGGTATGA
- a CDS encoding ABC transporter ATP-binding protein has translation MAEIKLINVTKRFDEVEAVKNLNLHIKDGEFMTLLGPSGCGKTTTLRMIAGLEVPTEGKIYIGENLVADAESYRFVPPKDRDIAMVFQDYALYPHMTVYQNLAFPLELKKLPKNEIDKRVKEVAEMLGISHLLNRKPRELSGGQRQRVALGRAIVRRPKAFLMDEPLSNLDAKLRVRMRAELKKLQKQLGITTVYVTHDQVEAMTMGDRIAVLRNGVLQQVGTPEEVYREPANMFVAGFIGSPPMNFIEASLLEDAEGNLWLDAGDLRITLPADISEALRELGYAGKEVIFGIRPEDIYDISLTKGDYPGVKAKVDVVEPLGSELIVHLNVGNIKFVAKFHKDSKVKEGEEIEVGFDLKQAHFFDKHTKKVIL, from the coding sequence ATGGCTGAGATTAAGCTTATTAACGTAACAAAGAGATTTGACGAAGTAGAGGCTGTTAAAAATCTAAATCTGCACATAAAAGATGGCGAATTCATGACCTTACTTGGCCCAAGTGGTTGTGGGAAAACCACAACGCTTAGAATGATTGCCGGTCTTGAGGTGCCAACTGAAGGAAAAATATACATCGGAGAGAATCTCGTCGCAGATGCAGAAAGTTATCGCTTTGTTCCTCCAAAAGATAGAGACATAGCAATGGTTTTCCAAGATTATGCCCTCTATCCTCATATGACTGTATACCAAAACCTCGCTTTCCCTTTGGAGCTCAAAAAACTACCAAAGAATGAAATCGACAAGAGAGTCAAAGAAGTTGCTGAGATGCTTGGCATTTCCCACCTTTTAAACAGAAAGCCAAGGGAGCTCAGTGGTGGGCAAAGGCAGAGAGTGGCTTTGGGAAGGGCGATAGTAAGAAGGCCCAAGGCGTTCCTCATGGATGAGCCGTTGAGCAACTTGGATGCAAAGCTCAGAGTTAGAATGCGTGCTGAGCTTAAGAAGCTTCAAAAACAATTGGGAATCACGACTGTTTATGTAACTCACGATCAGGTTGAAGCAATGACAATGGGTGATAGAATAGCTGTTCTAAGGAACGGAGTCTTACAACAAGTTGGTACTCCCGAAGAAGTTTACCGTGAGCCAGCAAACATGTTCGTGGCTGGATTTATAGGCTCCCCTCCAATGAACTTCATCGAGGCTTCACTCTTGGAAGACGCTGAGGGCAACTTATGGCTAGATGCAGGAGACCTCAGAATAACACTTCCAGCCGACATTAGCGAAGCTCTAAGAGAGCTTGGATATGCAGGAAAAGAAGTTATTTTCGGAATAAGGCCCGAAGATATTTATGATATCTCACTTACAAAAGGAGATTATCCAGGAGTCAAAGCAAAGGTTGATGTTGTTGAACCATTAGGAAGTGAACTAATCGTCCATTTAAACGTGGGCAACATTAAATTTGTTGCAAAGTTCCATAAAGATTCGAAAGTTAAGGAAGGAGAAGAGATAGAAGTAGGTTTTGACTTAAAGCAGGCACACTTTTTCGACAAACATACAAAGAAGGTTATCCTTTGA
- a CDS encoding type I restriction enzyme HsdR N-terminal domain-containing protein, translated as MNRIERAVLDVLKKVSEHRGLYERNEEAVKQHLIGEIFQALGWEWDNPKEVRPEERTEEGRADYALILNDRVVAFVEAKNLSVNVLKKDKPLRQLGRYCFNHGVKYGILTNGILWVVIKAFEEGSRLEDRIILSVDVENEPIERTVLKLSLLSKSKIEKLERFTTLLRALEFSFDELKKEGISERKLIEFLTASKKRLLTLDKIKGNEFPKALYVYDDGWKMVPLVERSIKGVLLSLLLYLSERSEGEEKAQIKKAYAYLKEIPIDTEKILRLLREIERDKGIRVGIEI; from the coding sequence ATGAATAGAATAGAGAGAGCTGTACTCGATGTCCTCAAAAAAGTGAGTGAGCACAGAGGACTGTATGAGAGAAATGAAGAAGCTGTAAAACAGCATTTAATTGGAGAAATATTCCAAGCCCTTGGCTGGGAATGGGATAATCCAAAAGAAGTACGTCCTGAGGAAAGGACTGAAGAGGGAAGGGCAGATTACGCGTTAATCCTTAATGACAGAGTTGTTGCATTTGTTGAAGCTAAAAATCTAAGCGTAAATGTTCTTAAAAAGGACAAACCATTGAGACAGCTCGGGAGATACTGCTTCAATCATGGGGTTAAGTATGGGATCTTAACAAATGGGATATTATGGGTGGTCATTAAAGCTTTTGAGGAAGGTTCTCGCTTAGAGGACAGGATTATTTTAAGTGTGGATGTGGAAAATGAGCCAATTGAGAGAACAGTCCTTAAATTAAGCCTTTTGTCAAAAAGTAAAATAGAAAAACTTGAAAGGTTTACAACCCTCTTAAGAGCTTTAGAATTCAGCTTTGATGAGCTTAAAAAAGAGGGAATCAGCGAGAGAAAGCTGATAGAGTTTTTAACAGCCTCAAAGAAGAGGTTGCTTACGTTGGATAAAATAAAAGGGAACGAGTTCCCAAAGGCCCTTTATGTGTATGATGATGGCTGGAAAATGGTTCCTCTTGTAGAAAGAAGCATTAAAGGAGTCTTGCTGTCTCTTCTTCTCTACCTTAGTGAAAGAAGTGAAGGAGAAGAAAAGGCTCAAATCAAAAAGGCTTATGCATATCTCAAAGAGATCCCAATTGATACGGAAAAGATTCTAAGGCTTCTGCGTGAGATAGAGAGAGATAAAGGGATAAGAGTTGGAATCGAGATTTAA
- a CDS encoding Gfo/Idh/MocA family protein produces the protein MGADIYDARAIYRKAKGTNKLMVAFSLRFHGLFMKIKDYLDKELGDILFQWHVALGRTPRNEWIKDKGKSGGMINENAVHVIYYFLWYAGDIKKVYGRCWTLEEDATIEDNAVATFVHKNGAVSTLMQTWTAQHRWRKWGLQATNGTVTVDGYLGGNYRISKREMQILEEGNFSEPVEEMYLRQLKHFIECIENGTKPVVNEVDGLKVHKAVSALYRASKNDRQITI, from the coding sequence ATGGGTGCTGATATCTATGACGCAAGAGCAATCTACAGAAAAGCCAAGGGAACAAATAAACTCATGGTGGCCTTCAGCCTTAGATTCCATGGACTTTTCATGAAGATAAAGGATTATCTAGACAAGGAACTTGGGGATATTCTCTTCCAGTGGCATGTAGCTTTAGGAAGAACACCCAGAAATGAATGGATAAAGGATAAAGGAAAAAGTGGTGGAATGATAAATGAAAACGCGGTGCATGTAATTTATTATTTCCTCTGGTACGCTGGAGACATAAAGAAGGTCTATGGAAGATGCTGGACTCTTGAAGAGGATGCCACAATAGAGGACAACGCCGTAGCAACGTTTGTTCACAAGAATGGAGCCGTTTCAACGTTAATGCAAACATGGACTGCTCAACATAGATGGAGAAAATGGGGACTTCAAGCTACCAATGGAACTGTCACGGTTGATGGGTATCTTGGGGGAAATTACAGAATTTCAAAGAGAGAGATGCAAATCCTTGAAGAGGGCAACTTTAGCGAACCCGTTGAAGAAATGTATCTGAGACAGTTGAAGCATTTTATCGAATGTATTGAAAATGGGACAAAGCCGGTTGTCAATGAAGTTGATGGTCTGAAAGTCCATAAGGCCGTAAGTGCATTGTATAGAGCCTCAAAGAACGATAGACAAATAACAATTTAA
- a CDS encoding carbohydrate ABC transporter permease, protein MPEFIGLKNYYNMFTDPEFWIALKNTFYYGVATTLISVTLALIFAFLIHMQIVRFSSFFKTSLITPYIISSVAIMILWAYIFDPTYGLVNAILEKIISNPPQWYADPKWAMPTIILYGVWSSVGYYTVLFLAGLAGIPQTFFEAAMVDGADTKTIFRRIMLPLMRPVILLVLILATIGTIQVFTPIYVITEGGPMRATTTIVYYLYEQGFQLFNMGYASAVAVFMSAMLFALAIIQKKAVGEKGYYY, encoded by the coding sequence ATGCCGGAGTTTATTGGACTTAAGAACTATTACAACATGTTTACTGACCCAGAATTTTGGATAGCCCTAAAAAACACATTCTATTATGGAGTTGCAACAACGCTAATTTCTGTAACTTTAGCATTAATTTTCGCGTTCCTCATTCATATGCAAATTGTAAGATTTTCCTCGTTTTTCAAAACATCGCTAATTACTCCTTATATTATTTCTTCCGTTGCAATAATGATACTCTGGGCCTACATTTTTGATCCAACTTATGGGTTAGTAAATGCCATTCTCGAGAAGATAATTTCAAATCCACCTCAATGGTACGCCGATCCTAAGTGGGCAATGCCAACAATTATACTCTATGGAGTTTGGTCAAGTGTTGGATACTATACAGTATTGTTCTTGGCGGGACTAGCCGGGATTCCTCAAACATTCTTTGAAGCAGCTATGGTTGATGGGGCAGACACCAAGACCATTTTCAGGAGAATAATGCTACCATTGATGAGACCAGTTATACTGTTAGTGTTAATACTCGCAACAATTGGTACCATACAGGTGTTCACACCAATTTATGTGATTACCGAAGGCGGACCAATGAGAGCAACGACAACAATAGTGTACTACCTCTATGAACAGGGGTTCCAACTCTTCAACATGGGCTACGCTTCAGCTGTGGCAGTATTCATGTCCGCAATGCTGTTTGCTTTGGCTATAATCCAAAAGAAGGCTGTTGGAGAAAAAGGCTACTATTATTGA
- a CDS encoding extracellular solute-binding protein, translated as MIKVKYEIYPWKGYYDKIKAAVAAGKGPDVAELGLPNNFAIEGVLLPLDDFIKKEGDAFVKDFYEGPWKAGINPIDGKQYNIPWFTAVRIPFWNKDLMDKYGIKEVPKTWDEFLKVCELIKEKSGGQEYCFAFGGQWSSYQLPWVWQAGGDLVSPDQRKATIDTPEWKKAIGLLKSFIDKGYAPKACPTWKGLQVEGLFKSGKVLMVYDGPWFIGDLQENTKINFIVSEPLEGPAGKYVFAGADSLVIFKNTKHPEEAWLFIKYMVSPEVQEKWCKVSRFFPSRYSVKNPFGDDPYMKIFAESAKYGKMYPPVASFAGVWGKVKPELEAYYLGKKSLDEALKKAQEEAQKAVDKWWTEKAKK; from the coding sequence ATGATTAAGGTTAAATATGAAATCTACCCATGGAAAGGATATTACGATAAGATCAAAGCAGCTGTAGCAGCTGGAAAGGGCCCAGATGTTGCCGAGTTAGGACTGCCAAACAACTTCGCAATTGAAGGAGTCCTACTGCCATTGGATGACTTCATAAAGAAAGAGGGAGATGCCTTTGTTAAAGACTTCTATGAAGGTCCTTGGAAGGCTGGTATAAATCCAATCGATGGAAAGCAGTACAACATCCCATGGTTCACTGCTGTTAGAATACCCTTCTGGAACAAAGACCTAATGGATAAATATGGCATTAAGGAAGTTCCAAAGACCTGGGATGAGTTCTTGAAGGTGTGTGAACTCATTAAAGAAAAGAGCGGAGGACAAGAATATTGTTTCGCATTTGGTGGACAGTGGAGTTCCTACCAGCTTCCATGGGTCTGGCAGGCTGGCGGTGATTTAGTATCACCAGATCAGAGAAAGGCAACAATTGACACACCAGAGTGGAAGAAAGCAATTGGATTACTCAAGAGCTTTATTGACAAGGGATATGCTCCTAAAGCATGCCCAACATGGAAAGGACTGCAGGTTGAGGGACTGTTCAAGAGTGGGAAAGTTTTGATGGTCTATGATGGTCCATGGTTCATTGGAGACTTACAGGAAAACACAAAGATTAACTTCATTGTCAGTGAACCCTTAGAAGGACCAGCTGGAAAATACGTCTTCGCAGGTGCTGACAGCCTGGTGATATTCAAGAACACAAAGCATCCGGAGGAAGCATGGTTATTCATCAAGTACATGGTAAGCCCAGAGGTTCAAGAAAAGTGGTGTAAAGTAAGTAGATTCTTCCCATCAAGATACTCAGTCAAGAATCCATTTGGTGACGATCCATACATGAAGATCTTTGCAGAATCCGCAAAGTACGGAAAGATGTATCCACCAGTGGCGTCATTTGCTGGAGTTTGGGGTAAGGTCAAGCCAGAGCTTGAAGCATACTACCTTGGAAAGAAGAGCTTGGACGAGGCTCTCAAGAAGGCTCAAGAAGAAGCCCAGAAGGCTGTGGACAAGTGGTGGACTGAGAAAGCTAAGAAGTGA
- a CDS encoding Lrp/AsnC family transcriptional regulator: MVNKNEARYKKELEFFKEILKDYLDEIDILIWLALRDDGRISDTDLAKIANVSVPTARRRRLTLEEKGIIRVRGFLVFDKLKLASADVLIKLKPGCSAEAVKDFITKALEEPRIYEVSEYIGEYDFLFRFFEKDFRTLKEKIEEFMIESNVVDHYTILANVYTPKIFSELVNSQSK; the protein is encoded by the coding sequence TTGGTAAACAAAAATGAAGCAAGATATAAGAAAGAACTTGAATTTTTCAAAGAGATTCTCAAGGACTATCTTGACGAAATTGATATTCTAATTTGGTTGGCTTTGAGAGATGACGGAAGAATCTCTGATACAGATCTAGCAAAGATAGCTAATGTCTCAGTGCCAACTGCGAGAAGAAGGAGATTAACACTAGAAGAAAAAGGCATAATAAGGGTCAGGGGATTCTTAGTATTCGACAAATTAAAGCTAGCATCGGCAGATGTTCTAATTAAGCTCAAACCAGGCTGTTCTGCCGAGGCAGTAAAGGATTTTATAACAAAAGCCTTGGAAGAGCCTAGGATATACGAAGTTAGTGAATACATAGGTGAGTATGATTTTCTGTTCAGGTTCTTTGAGAAGGACTTTAGAACATTAAAAGAGAAAATCGAGGAGTTCATGATTGAAAGCAATGTCGTTGATCACTACACAATCCTTGCAAATGTTTATACGCCAAAAATATTCTCAGAACTCGTGAACTCACAATCAAAATAG
- a CDS encoding DUF917 domain-containing protein translates to MKLREEDLMDILVGATILGCGGGGSLEEGWKLIKRELKKGRKFRLVDVDDVPNDKIVASPYYVGSLGGNSKDNLAVKSFILLEEFIGEKFFGVVSTEMGGHNTAAALTTAAELGLPLIDADMAGRAVPELHHSVYYIRGYNMCPFSVVTAYEDKIIFSRTRDDLHAEKLVRSIVKVTGANVGVTSHPIRGKIFKRTIIRNAISLAMDIGKSVRKAKEEDKNWVLSLLELGGFLLFKGECVYMERREGSGFTIGEFELQVIEFYLKMRT, encoded by the coding sequence ATGAAGCTCAGAGAAGAAGACCTCATGGATATTCTTGTTGGGGCGACGATTCTTGGCTGTGGGGGTGGGGGTAGCTTAGAAGAGGGCTGGAAGTTAATAAAAAGAGAATTGAAGAAAGGTAGAAAATTTAGACTCGTTGATGTTGATGACGTTCCTAATGATAAAATAGTTGCAAGTCCCTATTACGTTGGCTCTCTTGGTGGAAATTCCAAAGACAACTTAGCAGTTAAATCATTTATATTGTTAGAAGAGTTTATTGGAGAGAAATTTTTTGGAGTTGTTTCAACAGAAATGGGTGGTCATAACACTGCAGCTGCACTGACAACAGCAGCAGAACTTGGATTGCCACTTATAGATGCTGACATGGCAGGGAGAGCGGTTCCAGAGCTACATCACTCAGTTTATTACATACGTGGCTATAATATGTGCCCCTTCTCTGTTGTTACAGCATATGAGGACAAAATAATATTTTCAAGAACTAGAGATGATTTGCATGCCGAAAAACTTGTAAGGAGCATAGTTAAAGTTACAGGAGCAAATGTCGGCGTAACCTCACACCCAATTAGAGGAAAAATATTCAAAAGGACCATAATAAGAAATGCAATCAGCCTTGCTATGGATATTGGAAAAAGTGTGAGAAAAGCAAAAGAAGAGGACAAAAATTGGGTTTTATCACTCTTAGAACTAGGAGGATTCCTTTTATTTAAGGGGGAATGTGTATACATGGAAAGAAGAGAGGGAAGTGGGTTCACAATCGGTGAGTTTGAGCTTCAAGTTATAGAATTTTATTTAAAAATGAGAACATAG
- a CDS encoding carbohydrate ABC transporter permease: MKLEMDRSVIWLSVIGHILLIFATLAAFFPLYWMIASSLKPEGEIWQIPPTWIPHSITLDNYRTLFNYAPVFRWIINTIIIAGGGTLGVLILCSLAGYSLAKIRFPGNRIVFYVILGMLMIPWELTIIPVYVINTKLGLIDTSWALIIPGSVSAFWIFMFKQYMETIPDSLIEAARIDGASEVQIFLKIALPLAKPAVITIAILNFITYWKAFIWPLIMLNSWEKYPIEVGLALFRGQYYTEWGALMAGSTIAVLPLLIYFLVLQKRIIGGLTLGAIKG; the protein is encoded by the coding sequence ATGAAACTTGAAATGGATAGGAGCGTGATTTGGCTCTCAGTCATTGGTCACATTTTGTTAATCTTCGCTACACTCGCTGCATTCTTCCCCCTTTATTGGATGATTGCATCATCTTTGAAGCCTGAAGGTGAAATATGGCAAATTCCTCCAACTTGGATACCACACAGCATAACTCTAGATAACTACAGAACCCTCTTTAATTATGCACCAGTGTTCAGATGGATAATCAACACAATAATAATCGCTGGAGGTGGAACCTTAGGTGTTCTCATACTCTGTTCACTTGCTGGTTATTCATTGGCAAAAATCAGATTTCCGGGGAATAGAATTGTGTTTTATGTAATTTTAGGAATGCTAATGATACCGTGGGAACTCACGATAATACCCGTTTACGTCATAAACACAAAGCTTGGCCTAATCGATACTTCTTGGGCCTTGATAATCCCAGGAAGTGTCTCCGCTTTCTGGATATTCATGTTCAAGCAGTACATGGAAACCATACCTGACTCACTAATTGAAGCAGCAAGGATAGATGGTGCTTCAGAGGTTCAGATATTCCTCAAGATAGCACTACCATTGGCAAAGCCTGCTGTGATAACAATAGCAATTTTAAATTTTATAACCTACTGGAAAGCCTTCATTTGGCCATTAATAATGCTGAATTCGTGGGAAAAATACCCAATAGAAGTTGGTTTGGCCCTATTTAGAGGACAATACTATACAGAATGGGGTGCTTTAATGGCTGGTTCGACAATAGCCGTGCTTCCATTGCTGATATACTTCCTAGTCTTGCAAAAGAGGATCATTGGAGGATTGACTTTGGGAGCGATAAAGGGGTGA